The stretch of DNA TTGCGTTTGACACTCTAACCATCGTCCACATTGTCTTGTCCGACAAACAGGACAGCCGTCGCCCCTCCCCTCACGGTTCCGCCCCCACGGGTTCGTTTTTAAAACAGAAGACAGCCAACTGCTGCAGTGAGAAGAAAATCGGGAAGCGACCCAGGGGGGTAATCTCGGGGGGGCGGTCCGCGTCGAGGCAGCTAGCGCCGGTGGGTTGCATCAGGAGGGATTCTGTTGCTTCCCCGAGAGGCGGTCTCAAAGAGCCCAGATGACCTTGGTTGTACGTCTCTTTCATATTGACTTAACGCCGCCGCTTTTGTGTACGACGCGTGTCGTGGAAAGCCGAGTGTGATTCAAGGTAACCAACCGACCACTGTGAGACTCGTAATTCCGCAGGCGGCAAAAAAAACTGTGTACTCGGAGTCTTGTCACAACTGAAAAAGGAAGTCCTTGTCGTGACAGAGTCAGTCAATTTGCCTCGAAACCGACCTCTGAAGCTGGTACGTGGCGCGATTAGCGAAATGTATTTCAGCAAAGAGGTATAAACCGAGAGCAGTCAGTGCTTACCTATTTTGTCAGCACACAAAGGGCGCACCCCGTCCATCCGGGAGTGTTCGCGCAGGCGTCGGGATTGATGCAGTGCAAGCAGCCGAATTAAAACCTTCACAATGTGACCCATGCCAGTATTACTTTTGAATGCATCTATACTTCTTCGCTGAAAGACGCTGCTTGGTGAAATAGATGATGAGCGAGTTACAAAAGTAGGTTGGTAATGCAACTTTGTTGTTTCACCCACATAGTCGTCGTACGCGAGATAGCCACGTGCATACATCTGCTCCACAACCGTCTTCTCCAGGATCTCGTATGAGGAGGCCTCCTGACTCATCTCTGCAACGGCACATAGAGTCTGTGAGTGCATTAACGGCAGTGCGTTGTGAAGTATCGTGTATCCAGAATGTTATTTCAGCTTCCTGTCCGACATCAAAACACGTGTATGTAGTGAAGATAGTTCGGCGGAAGGGTTTGAATCTGCTCATGAGGCCCCCGAACGCAGATTTCGCCCGACATTTTTGCTTCGACAACGATAAAAAAAGGGTTCACTTTCCTCAAGCATGAGACATGGAGGGAAAAAGAATCTACCACCGAAGTGCGTCAATCACGCCAAATCCCCAAGACGCTGTGCCTCCTGCAAGGAACAAAATAGGATCGGCCACGGACCTTTGAAAAGAGCAAGTTGGGGTGTGGAACACGCGTCCTGAACGTCATTCAAAGAAACTTTATACGCTCTGTACTGCAAGAAGCATGGCTGGCGGCGTAGTCTGTTGCAAAGTATTGCTCCTAATGCCGTTCAGGTACAAAAATCCCTATGTACATGGCACGTCTGCATGGACAGCAGTCTGCACCGAGGCCGGTGGCTGCACTTGCCAGTTCGGGACGTGTCGAGAATATAATTCGCAGAGATTTCCGAAGAGCAGCAACACATCCACTACCGCGGCATAACAGGCTTGTACCATTTTACTGTTTCAGTTCATAGAGAATCACCGGGATGGCTGCAGCGATAGGCAGACGCTGGATATGCTACTCAGTGCTCACATTGAGTGGCCCCTAGTTCCCACTAGGCTACGGCTTTGCCTCACCGTGATCTAGTGAGTGACCTGAAAGAGGGCTAAAGAAACACCCAACCCAACCAAGAGAGCCTGCACTGATCGTGCAAAGGCGGAGGTCGAGGCAGCATTACTGCGCTGAGGTACCTGTATCTTCACATAGCATGCATTTGGCTCTGGCTGTGacacttccttctcttcctcaggGTCAGAAGCAGCTGCGCACTTGTAGCAGAATGTGCCTGCAGTCTCAGGCAACTCCTCTACACTGAACGTGTAGCCCGAGGTCGATGTCGCGAGCTTCGCAGACGGCAGCATGTCCGCCAGCTTTACAGGGTTCTGACAAGATTCGTCGAAAATCAGATCTGCAGGATTTTCTGGATTAAGCCTGTCAATGTTCGTGTCGCATTGGAACGAGACGCTCTTGGATTCGTTCGTGATCTCCAGATCCATGTTCTTCTTCGCAACGGTGCATGCTGCAGGCATAGGAGAGTAGCACCCGGGAGTGCAGTGACAGACACTCCGTacgacgagagaaaaagaagcggacGAAAGTTTGTAGATGCTAACTGGTTGGGGTGACTGATCACGATTGAAAACGGTGACAGTTCAACTTGGTTGGCCACCTGTGGGGCTGCTCTCGCGGCAAGTCGAATCACGCCGACGCTTCGTTGCGCGCTGGTCTTCGCACTAATGCAGAAATCCACATTTTCTAGTGCCGATCATCTTTGCCACTCTGCatgccagagagagagatgctgAAACGTCGGGAACTAGGGCCCGGCCAACCGTGTCGGGCATATCAGTGAATGTGTAAACTCGAGTATATGCGATTCTTGCTTGCCTGAGCTACCACAAGCCTTCCACAAACAGTCTTGAATCGAATGTAACATAACTCCGGCTTACTGTTCGCAGCTGGATCAGCGGGAACTGTCACTGTGACGACGCATTTGTTtcctgctgctgctgctttTGCCGCGGCGAGCCTTCTTGCCCCAAGGCCGCCTGCTCCCGCTCCCGGTACCCCTGCAGCCGTGGATCCGCCGGTGCAATGGAAGTAGATGGTCGTTCTCCGCTGAGGTAGCTTGCCCAGAGACAGCGTAACTTCTGAGCCCTGTTGTTCTCGTTCGCTTGGGGTTTTAACGGTAGCTTCGGATCCGTCACCGAAAAGCTCCACCAGAgacttctcgttctcctcctgCCCAACTTCTTCTGTCATGTAGCACTTCGTGACAGTGTGATCTTCCTTTGATGAGGGCAGCACCTGGTTAAAACCGGTACCGCAGACAAACGAGGCTCTTTTGGTGTCGGCGTCAACTTCAACGGATATGCCTGCTGAAGCGGTACTTTGATCGCACGTCACTGTAGCCGGAGTGCTAGTCCGTCCCTTGTTCCCAAGCACCGTAGTGGACATGAGCACGGTGACCACCATAAACAGAGCCACCATCATTGTCTTCCGGACTGGAACAGCCCTAGGGCCTGCCATGGTGATCACTTCTgtgaaggacagagagagaaaacccaGCCCCTACTACTCGGAAGCCCACGTCTAGCCAAGTTCAATTTCGAGGCACTGAATCAGCCGGAACAATCAGAAGTGAGGTGACCAAGGGAAAGACAGTTTTCGAACACGTGTGATAACTTCTGGCAACTGAATGAAAATCACAGCTATTTTCCAGCGCACAATTACGGCAGCCCATCGAGGAAAACTCACCGGAAAAAAAACTCACTATGAAGAACCAAATACTATCTCGAACCGAGAATGACACTGTCGCCCCGGACTGCCTCCCAGTCGATGGCAACTGCTGATTTACTCAGAGCTTTTACCCCGCTGCTACTTTGatagagaaaaaaacagaagcgCCCCGCGTATCTTCACCGAAACTCATGCTGCACAGTGACCCTACTATGCGTCGAGTTCGTTGACACTCCAACAATCATCCAGATTGTCTTGTCCGACAGATTGCACAGCCGTCATCGCCTCAGAGTCCCGCACCCCTCAGCCCTTGTGAATCCCAGGAGAACGCCCCCGCCTACTACCCCAGTGATGAGCAAAGGATCGGAGAGTTGAGCAGGAGAAATAATCTCGGGGGGAGCGCGCCCATGCCGAGGGAGGCAGCCTCGGGGGATCGGCGCAGGAGAGGTTTCGACCCCTCActcaagagaaaagaactCAAAATGTCCGCATTTTCTGATATGTACATCCGTTTCAtctcccctttttttgccttttttgtgtgtggcTCAGGATGAGGTGATCCGAGAGTCAATCGGGGCAAAAAGGGAAGTGTAGGTCACGATGCCAGTCGGGAGTTGAAAAAATGAATCTATTTTCTGGGAGCATTGCCGCAGATGAGGGTCGTGCTCGTCCATAGCGGCAGATCTTTTCCCTTGGGAACG from Neospora caninum Liverpool complete genome, chromosome XI encodes:
- a CDS encoding SRS domain-containing protein gives rise to the protein MAGPRAVPVRKTMMVALFMVVTVLMSTTVLGNKGRTSTPATVTCDQSTASAGISVEVDADTKRASFVCGTGFNQVLPSSKEDHTVTKCYMTEEVGQEENEKSLVELFGDGSEATVKTPSEREQQGSEVTLSLGKLPQRRTTIYFHCTGGSTAAGVPGAGAGGLGARRLAAAKAAAAGNKCVVTVTVPADPAANSKPELCYIRFKTVCGRLVSPQPVSIYKLSSASFSLVVRSVCHCTPGCYSPMPAACTVAKKNMDLEITNESKSVSFQCDTNIDRLNPENPADLIFDESCQNPVKLADMLPSAKLATSTSGYTFSVEELPETAGTFCYKCAAASDPEEEKEVSQPEPNACYVKIQVPQRSNAASTSAFARSVQALLVGLGVSLALFQVTH